In the genome of Spirochaetia bacterium, one region contains:
- a CDS encoding AIPR family protein — protein MAIDFETFLKEQREELAQRRNEMMISTSSPYPYQQVIYCEMAANYLSENGALVGDFKDCYYEGNYRNKKIKIFGYALDDDEDISKGIDIITCIYRDSTGNIIQLTNQEIQKEVTAAYYFIACSLDNTSNFVSQLTKGTSESDLAMIFREYGNECKNIRITVITNCVSKIKSFATQKAENIEISINIFDSDLWYKQSIEGKPQDSIIIDFEKLLGSGLPCVYVPRSKDDEYDYALTAIPGNVIYSIYSKYRDQLLEANVRSFLSTKRVVNSGIKDTLTTTPRRFMAYNNGLVIVADKAIIQNNQRGVILLQLHAAQIVNGGQTTASIYFSKRDNDAIQLNEVRVAAKIIIFNSKERDEEDNSFVSNVSRYSNLQNAIKKSDFEAHALFHINFEKVLKTITCPDGNGKWFYERAAGSFNTYLNFTAKSPYERRRILSKIIPPSRRIQKKTDLSMCIATWDGKPKFAALGGEKCLVAMKNYLNDESKKIDPQYVKDRLAQYIVYRKSFYLLKGNICPQSPSGVRIALLSIISEKYKDRLNLKMVWDNQQISDSFIDQIKIWGKEVYDFLFSHANGKSLGEYAKTEICWTTLKREFILSEPIKMIPELP, from the coding sequence ATGGCTATTGATTTTGAAACTTTCTTAAAAGAACAAAGAGAAGAACTAGCGCAACGTCGTAATGAGATGATGATTTCTACTTCTTCTCCATACCCTTACCAGCAAGTTATATATTGCGAAATGGCTGCTAATTACTTATCTGAAAATGGAGCTTTGGTTGGAGATTTTAAAGACTGTTATTATGAAGGTAATTATAGAAATAAAAAAATTAAAATTTTTGGATATGCATTAGATGATGATGAAGATATTTCCAAGGGAATAGATATTATTACTTGCATTTATCGTGATAGCACTGGAAATATAATTCAACTAACAAATCAAGAAATTCAAAAAGAGGTTACGGCTGCTTATTATTTTATTGCCTGTAGTCTAGACAATACGAGCAATTTTGTAAGTCAGTTAACAAAAGGAACGTCAGAATCAGACTTGGCCATGATTTTCAGAGAATATGGAAATGAATGTAAAAATATTAGAATTACAGTAATTACCAACTGTGTTTCAAAAATTAAAAGTTTTGCCACACAGAAAGCTGAAAATATTGAAATCTCAATAAATATTTTTGATTCAGATTTATGGTATAAACAATCAATTGAAGGAAAACCTCAGGATTCTATTATTATTGATTTTGAAAAACTATTAGGATCCGGACTTCCTTGTGTTTATGTTCCCCGTTCAAAAGATGATGAATATGATTATGCTTTGACTGCAATTCCAGGAAATGTGATTTATTCAATCTACAGTAAATACAGAGATCAGTTACTTGAAGCAAATGTTCGATCATTTTTAAGTACAAAAAGAGTGGTTAATTCTGGCATTAAAGATACTCTCACAACCACGCCGAGACGTTTCATGGCATATAATAACGGATTGGTTATTGTCGCAGATAAGGCAATAATACAAAACAATCAAAGGGGTGTCATTCTATTACAATTACATGCAGCCCAAATCGTTAATGGAGGACAAACTACAGCGTCAATATATTTCTCAAAAAGAGACAATGATGCAATCCAATTAAATGAAGTCCGCGTTGCCGCCAAAATTATTATTTTTAATTCAAAAGAACGGGATGAAGAAGATAATAGTTTCGTATCAAATGTCTCAAGATATTCCAATTTACAGAATGCCATAAAGAAATCAGACTTTGAGGCACATGCATTGTTTCATATTAATTTTGAAAAAGTACTTAAAACTATTACCTGTCCAGATGGTAATGGCAAATGGTTCTATGAAAGAGCTGCAGGTAGTTTCAATACATATTTAAATTTTACTGCAAAATCTCCATATGAACGCCGTAGAATCCTATCAAAAATAATTCCACCATCTCGAAGAATCCAGAAAAAAACTGATTTGTCCATGTGTATTGCAACATGGGATGGGAAACCTAAATTTGCTGCATTAGGTGGCGAAAAATGTCTTGTTGCCATGAAAAACTATTTAAATGATGAGTCGAAAAAAATTGATCCTCAATATGTGAAAGACCGATTAGCACAATATATAGTATATCGAAAAAGTTTTTATCTTTTAAAAGGTAATATCTGTCCCCAAAGCCCAAGTGGAGTAAGAATTGCTTTACTTTCAATTATCAGTGAAAAATATAAAGATAGACTTAATTTAAAAATGGTTTGGGATAATCAGCAAATATCCGATAGTTTTATTGATCAAATAAAAATATGGGGTAAAGAAGTTTATGATTTTCTATTTAGCCATGCAAATGGTAAATCTCTAGGAGAAT
- a CDS encoding PD-(D/E)XK motif protein, with translation MNSFREQIIQGWYSIQQKKLQEPGYYHIRLETGKLYEIRCGINFPQSKPTIFIGILKGLAFSTFSDQRTMSESSGMTILPISAENFDKNYVWLAMICKNEDVESIFLNVVEDLYKFLKECDNVTSSYHLSILLLSRIKEWQHFFAFDISNRLSFEQQLGLWGELTIINKLFTFDLDVSSIVNGWQGPNHSSKDFLFDKFAIEVKTNIKGKKKIQISSIEQLDSSDTPQLFLALVIVTISKLGKSLPEIIQETRNLIKENAEVEAKFENLLLKIGYIDLYTNEYSERFSLEDIKLYPINEYFPRITGENTMAGIESAKYEIKLTENLKYLPFTMQNLNWKE, from the coding sequence ATGAATAGCTTTAGAGAACAAATTATACAGGGTTGGTACTCAATACAACAAAAGAAGTTACAAGAACCTGGATATTATCATATTCGTTTAGAAACAGGAAAACTTTATGAAATTCGATGTGGAATAAATTTCCCCCAGTCAAAGCCTACAATTTTTATTGGAATTCTAAAGGGATTAGCTTTTTCTACTTTTTCAGACCAAAGAACAATGTCAGAATCAAGTGGCATGACTATTTTGCCTATATCAGCTGAAAATTTCGACAAAAATTATGTTTGGCTTGCTATGATATGTAAAAACGAAGATGTAGAAAGTATTTTTTTGAATGTTGTTGAAGATTTATATAAATTCCTCAAAGAATGCGACAATGTAACCAGCAGTTATCATCTTTCTATTTTATTACTAAGTCGTATAAAGGAATGGCAACATTTTTTTGCTTTTGATATCTCCAATAGATTATCTTTCGAACAACAATTAGGTTTATGGGGGGAATTAACTATCATAAACAAATTATTTACATTCGACTTAGACGTTTCTTCTATAGTAAACGGATGGCAAGGTCCAAATCATAGTTCAAAAGATTTTTTATTTGACAAATTTGCAATTGAAGTAAAAACAAATATAAAAGGAAAGAAAAAAATCCAAATCAGTTCAATCGAACAATTGGATTCATCCGATACTCCACAATTATTTCTTGCATTGGTGATAGTTACAATTAGTAAACTAGGAAAATCTTTGCCAGAAATAATTCAAGAAACAAGAAATTTAATTAAAGAAAATGCTGAAGTAGAAGCTAAATTTGAAAATTTATTATTAAAAATAGGTTATATTGATTTATATACAAATGAATATTCTGAAAGGTTTTCACTAGAAGATATTAAATTATATCCAATTAATGAATATTTTCCCCGTATCACAGGTGAAAACACAATGGCTGGAATCGAATCAGCAAAATATGAAATAAAATTAACAGAAAATCTTAAATATTTACCATTTACGATGCAAAATTTAAATTGGAAGGAATAA
- a CDS encoding Z1 domain-containing protein yields the protein MTENETKICQSIEILYQKELANDPSIGDIQKWIDYFNAFFTPTDNRSNVTSELIKVAGIWSRKEMIFKDNTDHVDWEIPSNLALWERYKKYLGRSLRPTDITSIDKSTSEILSLLENPSRPDCWNRRGLVVGNVQSGKTANYIGLICKAADVGYRVIIVLAGLTNSLREQTQIRLEEGFLGYSTDGFDTDDTIKVIGVGKENPVDRDHTPQYVTIRGDHGDFNRKIAKNMGIASHQPLLLVVKKNVSVLGSLLKWLKRNYITDCEKDTNRPVCSDSPLLMIDDESDSASVDTGEGAIDEEGEPNSEYNPKRINSLIRQLLYFFTKSAYVGYTATPFANIFIHEKGTTKKEGPDLFPQSFIVPLEHNDVYFGPEKLLGTHNERTGERNNSLIAPIVRNINDTYTLNVPRGSLEYQKKDWLPLGHKSDWVPNKQNTVSGLPKSLEDAILSFYLVCTQRYLRGQGNKHCSMLIHVSRYQKVQKEILTVVSNFDNYCKIRLINNDGDGLIELLNRLQTIWEEDFVKNWIQYNQELGAETSSIASWKQIQQNLPLVMGNIANPKLLNGNSSDVLDYEKEKDRGLKVIALGGDKFSRGLTLEGLTISYFIRTSNTFDTLMQMGRWFGYRPQYLDLCRIYTTNDLIDSYCKITDATQELQEEFAILFDATGKGTPKEYGLKVRNYSKLRATSTAKAKHTYNLEVDFEGKMIQTILFSSDKEKQNHNWEITKQFIQTLPNNPEINPCRDFRKWNAALWRNIPLEKVATFLKNYQLHPNSVAINPLAILKFLKDSEKSGFTNLWNIAIIGVADQTRKETNLFPGIKFSRRTLDNPKEDTLSIKVLTNSWDEFIDFNKKEYDEAKAYTKKIDQQIQKERKPGSISGAAARYIRTQNDNEDINKCLLLIYPFIPMDGNNEPQLVGFAIVMPNYRTPNKYKHTYSVNHIFYEQYIHSLTETNESEENTINE from the coding sequence ATGACTGAAAATGAGACGAAAATTTGTCAGAGCATTGAAATTTTATATCAAAAAGAATTAGCCAATGACCCATCGATAGGAGACATCCAAAAATGGATAGATTATTTTAATGCGTTTTTTACGCCAACTGACAATCGTAGTAACGTAACCAGTGAGTTAATTAAAGTTGCAGGAATATGGTCGAGAAAAGAAATGATATTCAAGGATAACACCGACCATGTTGATTGGGAAATTCCTTCCAATTTGGCGCTTTGGGAAAGATATAAAAAATACTTAGGTCGTTCTCTGAGACCAACAGACATCACGTCAATTGACAAATCAACATCAGAAATTCTTTCTCTCCTAGAAAATCCTTCTCGCCCTGATTGCTGGAATAGAAGAGGCCTTGTAGTAGGCAATGTCCAATCTGGCAAAACTGCAAATTATATTGGACTGATTTGTAAAGCAGCAGATGTTGGCTATCGTGTAATCATTGTTTTAGCAGGATTGACAAACAGCTTACGGGAACAGACACAAATTCGCCTTGAAGAAGGTTTTTTAGGTTACTCTACAGATGGTTTTGATACAGACGATACTATAAAAGTGATAGGTGTTGGAAAAGAAAATCCTGTAGATCGTGACCATACTCCTCAATATGTAACTATTCGTGGAGACCATGGCGATTTTAATCGAAAAATTGCAAAAAATATGGGCATAGCTTCTCACCAACCATTACTTTTAGTAGTAAAAAAGAATGTATCTGTGTTAGGTAGTTTACTTAAATGGCTAAAAAGAAATTATATTACCGATTGCGAAAAAGATACAAACCGCCCTGTTTGTTCAGATTCTCCTCTATTAATGATTGATGATGAATCTGACAGTGCTTCTGTTGATACGGGAGAAGGTGCAATTGATGAAGAAGGAGAACCAAATTCAGAATATAATCCTAAAAGAATTAATTCATTAATTAGGCAGCTACTCTACTTCTTTACTAAATCGGCTTATGTTGGTTACACAGCAACACCATTTGCAAATATTTTTATTCACGAAAAGGGAACAACCAAAAAAGAAGGTCCAGATTTGTTCCCACAGTCATTTATTGTTCCATTAGAACATAATGATGTTTATTTTGGCCCCGAAAAACTTTTAGGAACTCATAATGAAAGAACCGGAGAACGTAACAATTCTTTAATAGCACCTATTGTACGCAACATAAATGATACATATACTTTAAATGTCCCCAGAGGATCACTAGAATATCAAAAAAAAGATTGGCTACCTTTAGGACATAAATCAGATTGGGTTCCAAATAAGCAAAATACAGTTTCTGGCCTACCTAAGTCCTTGGAAGATGCTATTTTATCTTTTTATCTTGTTTGTACTCAGAGATATCTTCGTGGACAGGGAAACAAACATTGTTCAATGCTTATCCATGTTTCAAGATATCAAAAAGTACAAAAAGAAATATTAACCGTTGTTTCTAATTTCGATAACTATTGTAAAATTAGGCTAATTAACAATGATGGCGATGGACTTATTGAATTATTAAACAGATTACAAACAATATGGGAAGAAGACTTTGTTAAAAACTGGATACAATACAATCAAGAACTAGGTGCCGAAACTTCTTCTATAGCATCTTGGAAACAGATACAACAAAATCTTCCTCTTGTAATGGGAAACATTGCAAATCCCAAGTTGTTAAATGGAAATTCCTCCGATGTATTGGATTATGAAAAGGAAAAAGATAGGGGCTTAAAAGTAATTGCACTAGGTGGTGATAAATTTTCAAGGGGTCTTACTCTAGAGGGGCTTACTATAAGTTATTTCATTAGGACTTCTAACACTTTTGATACCCTCATGCAAATGGGAAGATGGTTTGGTTATAGGCCACAATATCTTGATTTATGTCGGATATATACTACAAATGATTTGATAGACTCTTATTGCAAGATTACAGATGCAACACAAGAACTTCAGGAGGAATTTGCTATTCTATTTGATGCTACAGGAAAAGGTACTCCAAAAGAATATGGACTTAAAGTTAGAAATTATAGTAAATTAAGAGCAACTTCAACTGCAAAAGCAAAACATACCTATAACCTAGAAGTTGATTTTGAAGGAAAGATGATACAGACTATTTTGTTCTCTTCTGATAAAGAAAAACAAAATCACAATTGGGAAATAACAAAACAATTTATCCAAACATTACCAAATAACCCTGAAATTAATCCATGTAGAGATTTTAGAAAGTGGAATGCTGCCCTTTGGAGAAACATACCCTTAGAAAAGGTTGCTACATTTTTAAAAAATTATCAACTTCACCCTAACTCAGTGGCAATTAATCCATTAGCGATTTTAAAGTTTCTTAAAGATTCTGAGAAATCAGGCTTTACAAATCTATGGAACATTGCCATTATCGGAGTAGCTGATCAAACAAGAAAAGAAACAAATCTATTCCCTGGAATAAAATTCAGCAGAAGGACCCTAGATAATCCTAAAGAAGATACTTTAAGTATTAAAGTCTTAACTAACTCATGGGATGAATTTATTGATTTCAATAAAAAAGAATATGACGAGGCAAAAGCTTATACAAAAAAGATTGATCAGCAAATTCAAAAAGAAAGAAAACCAGGAAGCATTTCCGGTGCTGCAGCCCGATATATAAGAACTCAAAATGATAATGAAGATATCAACAAGTGTCTTCTGCTTATCTATCCATTTATACCAATGGACGGAAACAATGAACCTCAGCTCGTTGGTTTTGCCATTGTAATGCCAAATTACCGTACTCCTAATAAATACAAACATACCTATTCTGTAAATCATATATTCTATGAGCAATACATCCATTCTTTGACTGAAACAAATGAAAGTGAGGAAAATACAATTAATGAATAG
- a CDS encoding ATP-binding protein yields MNEQKIEIIPPLSFMLYALRGIGYSLETAIADLIDNSIAANAKNIDVSFVWGRNNGFEPSVQILDDGNGMDAEELISALNFSQKEITALRNPNDLGRFGLGLKLASFSQCKILSVVSKKNGKTHCFRWDLESLKNSKELFIFEGTTPLVDSCLVKLKGKESGTIVIWENLDKIITKSTTYDTFMKKENSVKSHLAMVFHRFLEDHNFKLTVHGNSVSPWSPFPRQNPAARYFPEEKIGIGKKVLVRGCILPPHENVATPELYQIMGGEKGWISQEGFYIYRNRRLLVAGSWLGLGNPRWIQEEAYSLARIQLDIKTSDDFAWKIDVKKSMAFPPEDCTFTLEKIGTDIREQAKKTYLHRGKYSKNDDTVSVKDYNPWIKRNNSYFINNESPFIKNCFAKLSNPDKEVVKQLLQVIEFSVPVRQIMISESEKNNGISTTIFDKQKDEKISAIVDLLKVWMKNNNCDIVEAAKKLSQFELLYDYPDQIEKAIALFKQGEENND; encoded by the coding sequence GTGAATGAACAAAAAATAGAAATTATTCCACCTTTGTCTTTTATGCTCTATGCATTACGAGGAATCGGATATTCTCTTGAGACGGCAATTGCAGATCTAATTGATAACAGTATCGCTGCAAATGCAAAAAACATCGATGTTTCTTTCGTTTGGGGAAGAAACAATGGCTTTGAACCTTCCGTCCAAATACTTGATGATGGAAATGGAATGGATGCAGAAGAGTTAATTAGTGCTTTGAATTTTTCACAAAAGGAAATAACGGCACTACGTAATCCAAATGACTTAGGACGATTTGGGCTTGGGTTAAAATTAGCTTCATTCTCACAATGTAAAATTCTGTCTGTCGTTTCAAAGAAAAACGGAAAAACTCATTGTTTTCGCTGGGACCTAGAATCTTTAAAGAATAGCAAGGAATTATTTATTTTTGAAGGAACGACTCCCCTTGTCGATAGTTGCCTAGTAAAATTAAAAGGAAAAGAATCAGGAACAATAGTAATATGGGAAAATCTTGATAAAATCATTACCAAAAGCACAACCTATGACACGTTTATGAAAAAAGAAAATTCTGTAAAATCTCATCTTGCAATGGTTTTTCATAGATTCCTTGAAGACCATAATTTTAAACTAACAGTACACGGTAATTCAGTATCGCCTTGGTCACCTTTTCCTAGACAGAATCCTGCAGCACGATATTTTCCAGAAGAAAAAATCGGAATTGGTAAAAAAGTCCTTGTAAGAGGTTGCATTTTACCTCCTCATGAAAATGTGGCAACCCCAGAACTCTATCAAATAATGGGTGGAGAGAAAGGATGGATTTCTCAGGAAGGATTTTATATCTATCGCAATAGACGACTCCTTGTTGCTGGGAGTTGGTTAGGTTTAGGAAATCCTCGTTGGATTCAAGAAGAAGCCTATTCATTAGCAAGAATTCAATTAGATATAAAAACTTCTGATGATTTTGCTTGGAAAATTGATGTAAAGAAATCTATGGCATTTCCACCTGAGGATTGCACCTTTACTTTAGAGAAAATTGGAACAGATATACGAGAACAAGCAAAAAAGACATATTTACACCGTGGCAAATATAGTAAGAATGATGATACTGTTTCTGTAAAGGACTATAACCCTTGGATAAAAAGGAATAATTCTTATTTCATTAATAATGAAAGCCCCTTTATAAAAAATTGTTTTGCTAAATTGTCAAATCCTGATAAAGAAGTAGTAAAACAACTTTTACAAGTTATTGAATTTTCCGTTCCTGTACGACAAATAATGATTAGTGAATCAGAAAAGAATAATGGTATTTCTACTACCATTTTCGACAAGCAAAAAGATGAAAAAATCTCAGCAATTGTAGATTTGCTAAAAGTTTGGATGAAAAACAACAATTGTGATATTGTTGAAGCAGCAAAAAAACTTTCTCAATTTGAATTACTTTATGATTACCCAGACCAGATAGAAAAGGCAATTGCTTTATTTAAACAAGGTGAGGAAAACAATGACTGA
- a CDS encoding sigma-70 family RNA polymerase sigma factor: MNNSSWSPFLFIAIRHKDLEKIQEVIENSDIDINQKNKRGMTPLMVAAMTDDAQVCAYLLNHGADINILNQEGKTACDYAFSPLVKAALLSTPLQNTNNDANDLPFDFEPEEEPIIKKQDADLISQLVEENKTLSCDIPVNFDNLEIDWNFEELELPQLGYPKEIVTILRKGLRKGFVSSKDFAIMQNCSQENCYKTLMILYEMGIPHDDTLEKIISKWNPNSSDFLYEDLHDTILEEEVKNKSRENRQLFLTNNEENFIQESIDSKTIDTQPMYICINQIHKKLQKKGYNLTINKDKKRVTEKLFNDRKKIRSQLLDYVETNDCVWLAVKEKISFILLSISKGNNIGSNFKVSSFFINSLNFDKKALEIFIDKQETFSSFKNGGPTALFWEVLIESSDFHNKEIFMQIHQLIQKLQETDELIMMINIHLVYWRTSSYASTYRDDLFQIGIQGLYRAIEKFDLNNNASFATYAIIWIDQVQRRALDENNYNDSQTVSFPVHFGILLYQFKKYLKNKNPTKKTIDLAASKFCKKHSLSPIASQLLSLYYSDFISYEDIAPDKLSDNRKMERQIISDLDKNILHTIEKKLLAVYDKRNIVNLRYGLDTTKEETLEEIGQTFNVTRERIRQIQQKVENKMGVNHKLIGYFIDWSGDEKRE; encoded by the coding sequence GTGAATAATTCTTCTTGGTCTCCCTTTTTATTTATTGCAATCAGGCATAAAGACCTAGAAAAAATCCAAGAAGTCATTGAAAATAGTGATATAGATATAAATCAGAAAAACAAAAGGGGTATGACACCTTTAATGGTAGCCGCTATGACTGACGATGCACAGGTTTGTGCATATTTATTGAATCATGGTGCTGACATCAATATTTTAAACCAAGAAGGAAAAACTGCTTGTGATTATGCTTTTTCACCTCTTGTCAAGGCAGCACTTCTTTCTACCCCGCTCCAAAACACCAATAATGATGCAAATGATTTACCCTTTGATTTTGAACCAGAAGAAGAGCCAATAATAAAAAAGCAGGATGCAGACCTTATTTCCCAATTGGTCGAAGAAAATAAAACCCTTTCTTGTGACATCCCTGTAAATTTTGATAATTTAGAAATTGACTGGAATTTTGAAGAACTTGAACTACCGCAATTGGGTTATCCTAAAGAAATAGTTACAATACTTAGAAAAGGATTAAGAAAAGGTTTTGTATCTTCAAAAGATTTTGCAATCATGCAAAATTGCAGTCAAGAAAATTGTTATAAAACATTAATGATTTTATATGAAATGGGAATCCCACATGATGATACACTTGAAAAAATTATATCAAAGTGGAACCCAAATAGCTCAGATTTTTTATATGAAGATTTACATGATACAATTCTTGAAGAAGAAGTAAAAAATAAGTCCCGCGAAAATAGACAGTTATTTCTTACAAACAATGAAGAGAATTTTATTCAAGAAAGCATCGATTCAAAAACAATTGATACACAACCCATGTACATTTGTATTAATCAAATTCATAAAAAATTACAAAAGAAAGGATATAACCTAACTATAAACAAAGATAAAAAAAGGGTCACCGAAAAACTTTTCAATGATAGGAAAAAGATTCGTTCCCAATTGCTCGATTATGTAGAAACAAATGACTGTGTATGGTTAGCTGTAAAAGAAAAAATTTCTTTCATATTATTATCTATTTCAAAAGGAAATAATATTGGCTCAAATTTTAAGGTATCATCCTTTTTCATTAATTCGTTAAATTTTGACAAAAAGGCTTTGGAAATTTTCATAGACAAACAAGAAACCTTTTCTTCCTTTAAAAATGGAGGTCCTACTGCTTTATTCTGGGAAGTACTCATAGAGTCATCAGATTTCCATAATAAAGAAATATTTATGCAAATACATCAACTGATACAAAAACTTCAAGAAACAGATGAATTAATTATGATGATTAACATTCATTTAGTTTACTGGCGCACATCTAGTTATGCTTCCACATATAGGGATGATTTATTTCAAATAGGTATCCAAGGATTATACCGTGCAATAGAAAAATTTGATTTAAATAATAATGCAAGTTTTGCGACCTATGCAATTATCTGGATTGACCAAGTACAAAGAAGAGCCTTAGATGAAAATAACTATAATGATTCCCAAACAGTAAGTTTTCCCGTACATTTTGGTATTCTATTATATCAATTCAAAAAATATTTGAAAAATAAAAATCCGACAAAAAAAACAATTGACCTAGCAGCATCTAAATTTTGCAAAAAACATTCATTATCGCCCATAGCCTCTCAATTACTTAGTTTATATTACTCTGACTTTATTTCTTATGAGGATATTGCACCAGACAAGTTATCTGACAATAGGAAAATGGAAAGACAAATCATCTCAGATTTGGATAAAAACATATTGCATACAATTGAAAAAAAACTCCTTGCGGTGTATGACAAAAGAAACATTGTTAATTTACGATATGGACTTGATACTACTAAAGAAGAAACACTTGAAGAAATAGGACAAACATTTAATGTAACACGGGAACGAATTCGTCAAATACAACAAAAAGTAGAGAATAAAATGGGTGTAAATCATAAGTTAATAGGATATTTTATTGATTGGTCAGGAGATGAAAAGCGTGAATGA
- a CDS encoding DNA cytosine methyltransferase, which yields MLLLGFPSKGKEFFFVGWDPKQIALSEFSIPIVPNNQKYEVPQLRDIIDLTCQDKQLSLGTWKALQNHKQKHKTRNNGFGYCLLPYPIPEGQKAWTISARYYKDGADCLVNLGKNVTPRKLLLTEIMQLMGYDPKCFIMKEGIGCSYRQLGNSVVIPAIQETATKIQAIITSNKREKIGE from the coding sequence ATGCTTCTGCTTGGGTTCCCCAGCAAAGGAAAAGAGTTTTTTTTCGTCGGATGGGATCCAAAACAAATAGCTTTAAGTGAATTCTCAATACCTATAGTACCAAACAACCAAAAATATGAAGTACCCCAATTACGAGATATTATTGACTTGACATGCCAAGACAAACAATTGTCTTTAGGCACTTGGAAAGCTTTACAAAACCATAAGCAAAAACACAAAACAAGAAATAATGGTTTTGGGTATTGTCTTTTACCCTATCCTATCCCAGAAGGACAAAAAGCATGGACAATCTCTGCACGTTATTATAAAGATGGGGCAGATTGTCTTGTAAATTTAGGCAAAAATGTTACTCCTCGCAAATTGTTGTTAACAGAAATCATGCAATTAATGGGATATGATCCTAAATGTTTTATAATGAAAGAAGGTATTGGTTGCTCTTACAGACAGTTAGGAAATAGCGTAGTTATTCCTGCCATTCAGGAAACAGCAACAAAGATACAAGCAATTATTACTTCAAATAAGAGAGAGAAAATAGGTGAATAA
- a CDS encoding DNA cytosine methyltransferase → MKFDEIVTTIKNKCDIKDEILPELPAIVSSALHLRSIKPPLISQKLWQEIKIIIQSIDYEKEPVPYPLNKHNAFTFIDLFAGIGGFRQAFQNVGGRCVFSSEWDEKAKKTYNDNYGIIPYGNIRNIPAREIPNHDVLCGGFPCQPFSIAGVSKKESMHRPHGFDDPTQGTLFFEIKRILAEKRPKMFMLENVKNILSHNNGKTIQVIKDSFEELGYLYSITVVDASAWVPQQRKRVFFRRMGSKTNSFK, encoded by the coding sequence ATGAAATTTGATGAAATTGTTACAACAATAAAAAATAAATGCGATATAAAAGATGAAATACTTCCAGAACTTCCTGCGATTGTATCAAGTGCTCTTCATTTACGTTCTATAAAGCCACCCTTAATTTCTCAAAAATTATGGCAAGAAATTAAAATAATTATTCAATCAATTGATTATGAAAAAGAACCAGTACCTTATCCTTTAAACAAACACAATGCATTTACATTTATAGATCTTTTTGCTGGTATAGGGGGCTTTCGTCAAGCCTTTCAGAATGTCGGAGGTCGTTGTGTATTTTCTTCAGAATGGGATGAAAAAGCAAAAAAAACTTATAATGATAATTATGGAATTATTCCATATGGAAACATTCGAAATATTCCAGCAAGAGAAATCCCTAATCATGATGTCCTTTGCGGAGGTTTTCCTTGCCAACCCTTTTCTATTGCCGGTGTATCAAAAAAAGAATCTATGCATAGGCCTCATGGCTTTGATGACCCAACACAAGGAACGCTCTTTTTTGAAATCAAACGTATCTTAGCAGAAAAAAGACCGAAAATGTTTATGCTTGAAAATGTAAAAAACATTTTATCCCATAATAATGGTAAAACAATCCAAGTAATCAAAGACTCTTTTGAAGAACTTGGTTATCTGTACTCCATTACAGTAGTCGATGCTTCTGCTTGGGTTCCCCAGCAAAGGAAAAGAGTTTTTTTTCGTCGGATGGGATCCAAAACAAATAGCTTTAAGTGA